One window from the genome of Fulvivirga lutea encodes:
- a CDS encoding hybrid sensor histidine kinase/response regulator, with protein sequence MKISKMEEGVMDLTVDRLDGFEERTQIKVLYLEDNSSDVDLLEIELSKTGNYLIKAIETKDELIKELKGEYDIFICDYCLVGFDGKEAVKIAQKIRPDIPPVILSGTVGEEEAVNILHSGAYDFILKQNLKRIHRVIDRVIQEATRRKQAQIYLKELEDKNALLNSILDSLDDLMFFKDTEAKYIRVNKAFVNYFNISEENIIGKTDRDLFCAEIYNKTEEAHEKVVKNAKSVRFHTEYMKSNGKFSILEIVKTPIVSNGKVIGWVGVSRDVTEKRLLEEMLRRNQLTLSQAEEISGAGSFELNDDLGVLRCSANLLKIFHINSEHDQISLSKLYNIVYEADRVLFMQQFQNAIKNKEALSLTHRIFIDNDIKYCKTSIRPDLTNNNGLYYGIVVNMTPERKQEDIISNIQESERKRISRELHDSIGPKLAAAMMYMDQLHIKEQDEKIAKVRTIVLDSVNEIRDISRSLSVKMVEDNGLENAIEDLFDHIPSEIEKEIKVEINEDEISPMIAAQVYRIVQEAINNMLKHSEASAFKFSMVQDQSILKLDIKDNGSGCNIHEANGKGNGIKNITHRVKRCHGIVRYSSDKGNGFSIEIKVPVK encoded by the coding sequence ATGAAAATTAGTAAAATGGAGGAAGGGGTTATGGATTTAACCGTTGATAGATTGGATGGATTCGAAGAACGTACACAAATAAAAGTCTTGTACTTAGAAGACAACTCAAGTGATGTAGATCTTTTAGAAATTGAGTTATCAAAAACAGGTAATTATCTTATTAAAGCGATAGAAACTAAGGATGAATTGATAAAAGAGTTGAAGGGCGAATATGATATTTTTATCTGTGACTACTGTCTTGTTGGATTCGATGGAAAAGAAGCTGTTAAAATTGCCCAAAAAATCAGACCTGATATCCCTCCTGTTATATTATCTGGAACAGTGGGAGAAGAAGAAGCCGTTAATATATTACATTCAGGTGCTTACGATTTTATTCTGAAGCAAAATCTTAAACGAATACATCGTGTAATTGATAGAGTTATTCAAGAAGCAACAAGAAGAAAACAAGCTCAGATATACCTGAAAGAATTGGAAGATAAAAACGCTTTACTGAACTCAATTCTTGATAGTTTGGACGACTTGATGTTCTTCAAAGATACTGAAGCAAAATACATACGTGTTAACAAAGCATTTGTGAATTATTTTAATATCTCTGAAGAAAATATTATTGGGAAAACCGATCGAGATCTTTTTTGCGCAGAGATCTACAATAAAACCGAAGAAGCTCATGAGAAGGTTGTAAAAAATGCAAAATCCGTTAGGTTTCATACAGAATACATGAAGTCAAATGGTAAGTTTTCCATTTTAGAAATTGTAAAAACCCCTATAGTAAGCAACGGTAAGGTAATTGGGTGGGTAGGTGTTAGTAGGGATGTTACTGAGAAAAGACTACTGGAAGAAATGCTTAGACGTAATCAATTAACCTTAAGTCAAGCTGAAGAAATTTCTGGAGCTGGAAGTTTTGAGTTGAATGATGATCTGGGGGTTTTGAGATGTTCGGCTAATCTCTTAAAGATTTTCCATATTAATTCGGAACATGATCAAATATCTCTAAGTAAACTCTACAACATTGTTTATGAAGCCGATAGAGTGCTCTTTATGCAGCAATTTCAAAATGCAATTAAAAATAAAGAAGCATTAAGTCTGACTCATAGAATATTTATCGATAATGATATTAAGTATTGTAAGACAAGTATTAGGCCCGATCTAACCAATAATAATGGTCTTTATTATGGTATCGTAGTCAATATGACGCCTGAGCGAAAGCAAGAGGATATTATAAGCAACATACAGGAGAGTGAAAGAAAGCGCATTTCTCGTGAATTGCATGACAGCATCGGTCCGAAACTGGCCGCGGCCATGATGTATATGGATCAGTTACATATTAAAGAACAAGATGAAAAAATTGCTAAAGTACGCACCATCGTTTTAGATTCTGTAAATGAAATTCGGGATATCTCCAGAAGTTTATCTGTGAAAATGGTTGAAGATAATGGCTTGGAAAACGCCATTGAGGATTTATTTGACCATATCCCTTCTGAAATTGAAAAGGAAATTAAAGTTGAAATTAATGAGGACGAGATAAGTCCGATGATAGCAGCTCAGGTTTATCGCATCGTTCAAGAGGCAATTAACAACATGCTTAAACATTCTGAGGCATCTGCATTTAAGTTTTCAATGGTTCAGGATCAGTCAATTTTAAAGTTGGATATTAAAGATAATGGGTCGGGCTGTAACATTCATGAAGCGAATGGTAAAGGAAATGGAATCAAAAATATAACCCATCGCGTGAAGCGTTGCCATGGTATAGTACGGTATTCTTCTGATAAAGGCAATGGGTTTAGTATTGAGATTAAAGTGCCAGTAAAATGA
- a CDS encoding sensor histidine kinase: MIKWLKSIFAKKRNVINTLLLYVVVALISFSFTGESNIKNSKSTSTEAHQEVSHSITSKSMTQSSSNGNIFPASQQSNDHDWWAGIITPIALFLVFTVGFITNGLLYYNSRKQAAIEKLKKLKRINEILEKRIAEQTSQLNNDKKELEIQSNKLNLALQVGNIGIWDWDLHSGSLEWDSCMLHIFNYQPHELNNSYEDFANRVHPEDLNRVKDEIEKSIASHELFRSEFRLQLKNGDIKYLTGMGCVIYNDQSEAVRMIGTNQDVTHTRLIQKKLELTNEQLEEKVALRTIELAEKIKELEEVNADLRSFSYSVSHDLRAPLRALSGFSDALYESFGDALGEKGNRWVNFIKKNAAHMDDLIEDILALSRTTQRPISKTVVDMKSLALTVFEENKLLFPNVKFNFQVDDLENVSADAGLMKQLWQNLISNAMKYSSQNENATITISNTVSSTKVTYSIKDNGVGFDDQYKDKLFVLFQRLHSSAEFEGTGIGLTIAKKIVVKHGGEIWGESKGQGATFYFSLPLIKKKI; the protein is encoded by the coding sequence ATGATAAAGTGGTTGAAGTCCATATTCGCCAAAAAGAGAAATGTGATTAACACTTTACTACTCTATGTTGTAGTAGCACTTATCTCATTTTCTTTTACTGGTGAAAGTAACATTAAAAATAGTAAGTCGACATCCACGGAAGCTCATCAGGAAGTAAGTCATAGCATTACTTCCAAAAGTATGACTCAGAGCTCGAGCAATGGCAATATATTTCCTGCATCACAACAATCAAACGATCATGATTGGTGGGCTGGAATTATAACTCCAATAGCGCTGTTTTTGGTCTTTACAGTCGGCTTTATCACCAATGGATTGCTGTACTATAATTCTCGTAAGCAAGCAGCCATCGAAAAATTAAAAAAGTTAAAAAGAATTAACGAGATTCTTGAAAAACGGATAGCGGAACAAACCAGTCAATTAAATAATGACAAAAAGGAGCTTGAGATTCAATCCAACAAATTGAATTTGGCTTTACAAGTAGGAAATATTGGTATTTGGGATTGGGATCTACACAGTGGTTCTTTGGAATGGGATAGCTGTATGTTGCATATATTCAATTATCAACCACATGAATTAAACAATTCCTATGAAGATTTTGCAAATCGCGTACATCCAGAAGATTTAAATCGTGTAAAGGATGAAATTGAAAAATCGATAGCTTCTCATGAATTATTTAGATCTGAATTTAGACTTCAATTAAAGAATGGTGATATAAAGTATTTGACAGGAATGGGCTGTGTCATCTACAATGATCAAAGCGAAGCCGTGAGAATGATAGGCACCAACCAGGACGTTACGCACACCAGACTGATACAAAAGAAGCTGGAACTCACCAATGAACAGCTGGAAGAAAAAGTAGCCTTGCGTACTATTGAGTTGGCCGAAAAAATAAAAGAGTTAGAGGAAGTAAATGCCGATCTCAGATCGTTCAGCTATTCGGTATCGCATGACCTGCGAGCCCCTCTTCGTGCCTTAAGTGGGTTTTCTGATGCACTTTATGAAAGTTTTGGTGATGCTCTAGGAGAAAAAGGCAACCGATGGGTCAATTTTATTAAAAAGAATGCCGCACATATGGATGATCTTATTGAAGATATTCTAGCATTATCAAGAACTACTCAGCGTCCCATCAGTAAGACGGTCGTGGATATGAAATCACTTGCCTTAACAGTATTTGAAGAAAATAAACTTCTATTTCCAAATGTTAAGTTCAATTTTCAAGTGGATGACCTTGAAAATGTGTCAGCTGATGCCGGACTCATGAAACAACTGTGGCAAAACTTAATTTCCAATGCCATGAAATATTCTTCTCAGAATGAGAACGCAACCATTACAATAAGCAATACAGTGAGTTCAACTAAGGTCACGTACAGCATAAAGGACAATGGGGTAGGATTTGACGATCAATATAAAGATAAATTATTTGTACTCTTTCAGCGCCTGCACTCCAGCGCTGAGTTTGAAGGAACGGGCATTGGTCTTACCATAGCCAAAAAAATAGTAGTAAAGCATGGGGGTGAAATTTGGGGTGAAAGTAAGGGGCAAGGTGCCACGTTTTATTTTTCACTTCCATTAATAAAAAAGAAAATATGA
- a CDS encoding response regulator, with protein MINESNIVQILLVEDREEDGELALMGLESLVNNIKWVKDGAEALDFLFGRGMYEGRSINEQPRLILLDINLPKVNGLEVLKEIRSNPITKAIPVTILTTSKDEKDIYEAYNLGVNSYISKPVSFDQFSKTVKEVGMYWLVINTPHINQSS; from the coding sequence ATGATAAACGAATCAAATATAGTACAAATACTTCTTGTTGAAGATCGAGAAGAGGATGGGGAACTGGCGCTAATGGGCCTGGAATCTCTAGTAAATAATATTAAATGGGTAAAGGATGGAGCGGAGGCTCTGGATTTTTTGTTCGGAAGAGGTATGTACGAGGGAAGGTCAATTAATGAACAACCAAGACTTATTTTGTTGGACATTAATCTTCCAAAGGTTAACGGATTAGAAGTTTTAAAAGAAATTAGGAGTAATCCAATTACTAAAGCCATTCCGGTAACTATTCTTACCACGTCTAAAGATGAAAAAGACATCTATGAGGCATATAATTTAGGAGTGAATAGCTATATCAGTAAACCTGTAAGTTTTGACCAATTCTCAAAAACAGTAAAAGAAGTTGGTATGTATTGGTTGGTTATTAACACTCCACATATTAATCAGAGCTCATAG
- a CDS encoding response regulator transcription factor, producing MKTILLIDDHELIRDAIKYYFSDDADYVVKDEATNGEEALELLKNNSYDILICDINMPKMDGMELMENIKRNYPDQKVLVLSMHGDVSAINKMISLGAHGYTLKNSTKQDLKTAIGQILNGENYFSKDVYEAIINRIAKKEPKKRLSLEIELSSREIEVLKLIVAEFTNQEIADQLFISIRTVETHKRNLLEKTGCKNVAGLVMYAVERDLVGSEPTH from the coding sequence ATGAAAACGATATTATTAATAGACGACCACGAGCTCATAAGAGATGCTATTAAATACTACTTTAGTGATGATGCGGATTATGTAGTAAAAGATGAAGCTACAAATGGTGAAGAGGCACTGGAGTTGCTAAAGAATAACAGCTATGATATTCTCATCTGCGACATAAACATGCCCAAAATGGATGGAATGGAACTGATGGAAAACATTAAACGGAATTATCCTGATCAAAAAGTATTAGTGCTTTCCATGCACGGAGATGTTAGTGCCATCAACAAGATGATATCCTTGGGCGCACATGGTTACACATTAAAAAACTCTACAAAACAAGACCTTAAAACGGCCATAGGCCAAATATTGAATGGTGAAAATTACTTTTCAAAAGATGTGTATGAAGCCATTATTAATCGTATTGCAAAGAAAGAACCTAAGAAACGATTATCACTAGAGATAGAATTAAGTTCTCGAGAAATAGAGGTTCTAAAACTTATCGTAGCAGAATTTACTAATCAGGAAATAGCAGATCAGTTATTCATTAGTATCCGTACGGTAGAAACGCACAAGCGAAACCTTTTAGAAAAAACGGGTTGCAAAAATGTGGCCGGGCTCGTCATGTACGCAGTAGAAAGAGATCTTGTGGGCAGCGAACCTACTCATTAA
- a CDS encoding hybrid sensor histidine kinase/response regulator, translating into MESMIKKSSPQKELILYVDDEEKNLDSFKIIFRKEYDVLVAKSAQEGLDMLKEHDIRLVITDQRMPNMTGVELLEQIANMYPEITRIILTGYSDMEAIISAINKGRVFRYITKPWDRKELKETIDYALEAYRLKVENKELIDQLQKTNKELDELVYRSSHDLRAPLASVLGLINLAKTEEQLDKIREYLDLQEKSVLRLDLLLKEIIQYSRNSHLEVKNDDINLEQLIKESIDIHEYFIGSQDIKKTYKVDQSVPFKCDKYRLEIILNNLISNAIRYSNLKQDSPELEVTAEVNEEEAIIKVKDNGIGIKPDVKNNIFSMFYKGSDEKMGGSGLGLFIVKETIERLDGEILLESEVGKGSTFTIKIPNV; encoded by the coding sequence ATGGAGAGTATGATTAAAAAGTCCTCGCCCCAAAAGGAACTCATCTTGTATGTAGATGACGAGGAAAAAAATCTCGATAGTTTCAAAATCATTTTCAGAAAGGAATATGATGTACTTGTAGCAAAATCTGCACAGGAAGGATTGGACATGCTGAAGGAGCATGATATTCGACTGGTAATCACAGATCAAAGAATGCCTAACATGACAGGCGTTGAGCTACTGGAGCAGATTGCCAATATGTATCCTGAAATAACCCGAATTATTCTGACTGGCTACAGCGATATGGAGGCTATTATATCTGCCATAAATAAAGGCCGCGTATTTAGGTACATCACCAAGCCATGGGACAGAAAAGAGCTGAAAGAAACCATAGATTATGCGCTTGAAGCCTACAGGTTGAAGGTGGAAAATAAAGAGTTGATTGATCAGCTTCAAAAAACGAACAAAGAGCTGGATGAGTTGGTGTATAGATCTTCACATGATTTGAGGGCTCCCCTTGCTTCCGTTTTAGGTTTAATAAATTTGGCAAAAACCGAAGAGCAACTGGATAAAATCAGAGAGTACCTTGACCTGCAGGAAAAAAGTGTTTTGAGGCTAGATTTACTACTTAAAGAGATAATTCAATATTCAAGAAACTCGCATTTAGAGGTTAAAAATGACGATATCAATCTGGAGCAATTAATCAAAGAATCTATTGATATTCACGAATATTTTATTGGCTCGCAGGATATTAAAAAAACCTATAAGGTAGATCAAAGTGTTCCATTTAAATGTGATAAATATCGCTTAGAAATTATTCTGAACAACCTCATATCCAATGCTATCAGATACAGCAACCTAAAGCAAGACTCTCCAGAGTTAGAAGTAACTGCCGAAGTAAATGAAGAAGAGGCTATTATTAAAGTAAAAGACAACGGCATTGGCATTAAACCTGATGTGAAAAACAACATCTTCAGTATGTTTTACAAAGGCTCCGATGAAAAAATGGGTGGTAGCGGCCTTGGTCTTTTCATAGTAAAAGAAACCATTGAACGCCTTGATGGTGAGATTCTCCTAGAATCAGAAGTTGGGAAGGGATCGACCTTTACCATTAAGATTCCGAATGTGTGA
- a CDS encoding PAS domain S-box protein, with protein MNLYKTEDLESFSKEKLVQIVSKQAKHIKNLEDSIIGSVLMTWIYDLESERLILGQGSAKIIGFEDNDSISLKDIFERIHPEDTELMQLNFIKYLEKYPETHEYHVRVKDKAGNYRWIASKGRMFKNEEGKAFQIAGTLRDISDRKETETKHLVSESRFQVLSEHSREGIIIYDNNRIIRDLNEAAQEIFGYTRSQIVGQHLDNIVDARTAKRLEDSKNSGEFLEFLAMRSTGDRIYLEILNKESINGIGLILVNNINSRKLAELELKKYQQELEDKVKKRTQQLELKTKEIEDSQRSYQALLANLQGLAYKYEPKGKGWKTAFISEGAKDLTGYSTEDFINEKVTVDKDLVVPGFNTDVWKEITDNLKKKKNFNVQYPIKTKSGSEKWILDRGIGVYDDKGKLISLEGLMLDITREKLQEEKLIMAQDEIVKQNKLISQREKSYSTLLKNLQGMAYRVLDDLVTVEYISEGCFELTGYSSDQILHGKKFFEKKIVRKDYQKQIGEAIEKALKNKTTYEVSYPIITKEKKQKWVSERGIGIFDSNGKLEALEGFIIDISESKRLEERLRLAQVTIDKAPVMIEWLKEDGSFFYVNDETVNVSQFSKEEFYNSKIYDLDPTITPSSWKKLFETRQKHSIKDLESSYERKDGTKFPVLISASNIDYDGESYNISYINDISKLKDIEDELKQANYELSASEEELRQQSEELHTLNENLEIQKHELENTVYQLQNAKDQLIHTEKMASLGVLVAGIAHELNNPIGYIKTSSEALMMLLDDLKEEIKNAVGEDHSGVNELSVDFEQMTEHIKSGAEQAAEIVRGLRTFSRMDKEKVEKHHIHDTLENVLLMLHNSYKYHVSIHKEFADIPAIECAPGQINQVFMNLINNAVQAIDKKGNIWVKTELHENRVIISVKDDGPGIPEEMQKRIFEPFYTTKDPGEGTGLGLSISLGIIQDHNGSIDFSSDSSGTTFTVSLPIKQEEYKK; from the coding sequence ATGAATTTATATAAAACTGAAGACCTGGAATCTTTTAGCAAAGAAAAGCTTGTTCAAATCGTTAGCAAGCAAGCTAAGCATATAAAAAATCTGGAGGATTCAATAATTGGCTCAGTGCTTATGACCTGGATTTATGACTTGGAATCTGAACGGCTCATTTTAGGTCAGGGAAGTGCTAAAATAATAGGTTTCGAAGATAATGATTCCATTTCTTTGAAAGACATCTTTGAAAGGATTCATCCTGAAGATACAGAGTTGATGCAACTCAATTTTATCAAATACCTTGAGAAGTATCCTGAAACCCACGAGTATCATGTAAGGGTGAAGGATAAAGCAGGAAATTATAGATGGATAGCCTCAAAAGGCAGAATGTTTAAAAATGAAGAAGGTAAGGCCTTTCAGATAGCCGGCACGTTACGCGATATCAGTGACAGAAAGGAAACAGAGACAAAACATCTGGTTAGTGAAAGTAGGTTTCAGGTACTATCAGAGCATTCCAGAGAGGGTATCATCATCTATGATAATAACAGAATAATTAGAGATTTAAACGAGGCCGCTCAGGAAATATTTGGCTACACACGTAGTCAGATTGTAGGGCAACACCTGGATAATATTGTGGATGCCAGAACAGCCAAAAGGCTGGAAGACTCAAAAAATAGTGGAGAATTCCTTGAGTTTTTAGCTATGCGCTCAACGGGAGATAGAATATACCTGGAAATACTGAATAAAGAGAGCATCAATGGCATTGGCCTTATACTCGTTAATAATATCAATAGCAGAAAGTTGGCAGAACTTGAGTTGAAGAAATACCAACAAGAGCTCGAGGACAAGGTAAAAAAGCGCACTCAGCAGCTGGAACTAAAAACTAAGGAAATTGAGGATAGTCAAAGGTCATACCAGGCATTGTTAGCCAATTTACAGGGGTTGGCCTATAAATATGAACCAAAAGGCAAGGGATGGAAAACCGCTTTTATTAGTGAGGGCGCCAAGGATTTAACAGGGTATTCAACTGAAGATTTTATCAATGAGAAAGTTACTGTAGATAAGGATTTGGTTGTTCCCGGCTTTAATACAGATGTCTGGAAAGAAATCACAGATAATTTAAAAAAGAAGAAAAACTTTAATGTTCAGTATCCGATTAAAACAAAATCTGGCAGCGAAAAATGGATTTTGGATAGAGGTATTGGGGTTTATGATGACAAAGGAAAACTTATTTCTTTAGAAGGTTTAATGTTGGACATTACCCGAGAAAAGCTTCAAGAGGAGAAGTTAATCATGGCTCAAGATGAAATTGTGAAGCAGAATAAGTTGATCTCCCAGCGGGAAAAAAGCTATTCCACTTTGTTAAAAAACCTTCAGGGCATGGCCTATCGTGTATTGGATGATTTGGTAACTGTAGAATATATTAGTGAAGGGTGTTTTGAGCTAACCGGATATTCAAGTGATCAAATACTGCACGGTAAGAAGTTCTTTGAAAAAAAGATCGTACGTAAGGACTATCAAAAACAAATTGGTGAAGCCATTGAGAAGGCTCTAAAAAATAAAACCACCTATGAAGTAAGCTATCCAATCATTACTAAAGAGAAAAAACAAAAATGGGTTTCTGAAAGAGGCATTGGCATATTTGATAGTAATGGGAAATTAGAAGCACTTGAAGGTTTTATTATTGATATCAGTGAAAGTAAGAGGCTGGAAGAGCGATTACGGTTGGCTCAGGTAACCATTGATAAAGCTCCTGTAATGATTGAATGGCTTAAAGAAGATGGGTCATTTTTCTACGTGAATGATGAAACAGTAAATGTCTCTCAGTTTAGTAAGGAAGAATTTTACAACAGTAAGATATATGACTTAGACCCTACCATAACTCCCAGTTCATGGAAAAAATTATTTGAAACAAGGCAAAAACACAGTATTAAAGATTTAGAATCGTCATACGAAAGGAAGGACGGTACAAAATTTCCAGTTCTTATAAGTGCATCTAATATTGATTATGACGGTGAGTCGTATAATATCTCCTACATAAATGATATATCGAAGTTAAAAGATATTGAAGATGAACTAAAGCAGGCTAATTACGAACTAAGCGCTTCAGAAGAAGAATTAAGGCAGCAAAGTGAAGAGCTTCACACGCTAAACGAAAATCTGGAGATACAAAAGCATGAGTTGGAAAACACGGTGTATCAATTACAAAATGCCAAAGATCAACTTATTCATACAGAAAAAATGGCCAGCCTTGGTGTATTAGTCGCGGGCATCGCGCATGAATTGAACAATCCTATTGGCTATATAAAAACCAGCTCCGAAGCACTAATGATGCTTTTAGACGATTTGAAAGAAGAAATTAAGAATGCTGTTGGTGAAGATCATTCAGGTGTTAACGAGCTTTCTGTTGACTTTGAACAAATGACCGAGCACATTAAAAGTGGGGCTGAACAAGCGGCAGAAATTGTTAGAGGCTTAAGAACCTTCTCCAGAATGGATAAAGAAAAAGTGGAGAAGCATCATATTCATGATACGCTAGAAAATGTTCTTTTAATGCTGCATAATAGTTATAAATATCATGTGAGCATCCATAAAGAATTTGCCGATATACCTGCCATAGAGTGCGCGCCAGGCCAGATTAATCAAGTGTTTATGAACCTGATTAATAATGCCGTTCAGGCCATTGATAAGAAAGGAAATATTTGGGTAAAAACAGAGCTGCACGAAAATAGAGTGATTATTTCCGTTAAGGATGACGGCCCTGGTATTCCGGAAGAAATGCAGAAAAGAATATTTGAGCCATTTTATACAACCAAAGATCCTGGAGAAGGTACGGGCCTGGGGTTATCCATAAGTTTAGGAATTATTCAAGATCATAATGGTAGCATAGATTTTAGCAGTGACAGCTCAGGAACAACCTTCACTGTTTCTTTACCTATTAAACAGGAGGAATATAAAAAATAA